TCCTGCAGCGCATGATGTCACCAACAAGATCTGGAAACAAGACATGACGACTGCAGACGCATGGTCCAAGACCCCGGCGACCGCCCTGCTTGTGCTCTCCGACGGCAGCGTGATCGAGGGACAGGGCCTCGGCGCCACTGGCCAAGCCGTTGGTGAGATTTGTTTTAACACCGCCATGACCGGCTACCAGGAGATCCTGACCGATCCGTCCTATTCCGGTCAGATCATCACCTTCACTTTTCCCCATATCGGCAATGTCGGCGCCAATGATGAGGACATCGAGACCGTCAACATGGCGGCCGAGAGCGGCATTCGCGGCGTTGTGCTGGCGGCCGGCATCACCGATCCGGCCAACTACCGCGCCGCAAAGCATCTCGATGCCTGGCTCAAGAGCCGGAACCTGATCGGCATCAGCGGCGTCGATACGCGCGCCCTGACCGCCCTCATCCGCGAAAAGGGTGTTCCGAACGGCGTCATTGCCCATGCACCAGACGGCGAATTCGATCTGGACAGCCTGAAAACGGCTGCTTCCAACTGGCCTGGCCTCGTCGGCATGGACCTGGCCAAGGACGCCTCAACCACCCAGTCCCATCCATGGTCGCAAACCACATGGAAGTGGGACGAAGGCTTTGGCGAGGCTACAAGCAGCACGTTCAAGGTCGTTGCGGTCGACTACGGCATCAAACGGAACATCCTGCGCCTGCTCGCTGATGCCGGCTGCGATGTCACCGTGCTCCCGGCGACGGCAACGGCTGAGGACATTCTGGCCCATCAGCCGGATGGTGTGTTCCTGTCCAACGGTCCGGGTGACCCGGCTGCGACCGGAGAATACTCGGTTGCCGCCATTCGCGGGGTGGTCGACAAGGGCGTTCCGACCTTCGGCATCTGCCTTGGCCACCAGATGCTGGCACTCGCGCTCGGCGGCAAGACGGTGAAAATGCACCAGGGCCACCATGGCGCCAACCATCCGGTTTTCGACCACACCACCGGCAAGGTGGAAATCACGTCGATGAACCATGGGTTCGCTGTCGACGCCGACAGCCTGCCGGACAATGTCGAGCAGACTCACGTCTCCCTGTTCGACGGCTCCAACTGTGGCCTCGCGATGAAAGACAAGCCTGTCTTTTCCGTCCAGTACCACCCGGAAGCCTCTCCGGGTCCGCAGGACAGCCACTATCTCTTCAAGAGGTTCACCGGCCTGATGGAAGACGCAAGGCAGGGCTGAGCCCTCCCCGGTAAACATCGACAGACCTTGAAGATACGCCGGCTCGCCAGAGCCGGCGTTTTTCATGTCGGTGCGGTGGAACCGGTACGCGTCGCCTCCGCGGCGCCGAGGAACGCGCCACATACCAATGTAGATTTCCTGCCGTGACCCCACGAGACAGGGCCGTCCCTGCAAGCAGAGACATCATCGGTCTTCAGCCCCTCCCGGAGTTCTGTCGACTTCGGTCAGCCGGTCCGGCGAGGCCTGCCTGGATGTTTTGCATCCGGCCCGGATACCGCCTTGCGCCCTCCCGCGTACCCCTGCTCGTGCCCTTGCCATTGCTGTTGCCCTCGCACGCGCCCTCAATTGACCTCTTTCGCAAATC
This genomic interval from Labrenzia sp. VG12 contains the following:
- the carA gene encoding glutamine-hydrolyzing carbamoyl-phosphate synthase small subunit, producing MTTADAWSKTPATALLVLSDGSVIEGQGLGATGQAVGEICFNTAMTGYQEILTDPSYSGQIITFTFPHIGNVGANDEDIETVNMAAESGIRGVVLAAGITDPANYRAAKHLDAWLKSRNLIGISGVDTRALTALIREKGVPNGVIAHAPDGEFDLDSLKTAASNWPGLVGMDLAKDASTTQSHPWSQTTWKWDEGFGEATSSTFKVVAVDYGIKRNILRLLADAGCDVTVLPATATAEDILAHQPDGVFLSNGPGDPAATGEYSVAAIRGVVDKGVPTFGICLGHQMLALALGGKTVKMHQGHHGANHPVFDHTTGKVEITSMNHGFAVDADSLPDNVEQTHVSLFDGSNCGLAMKDKPVFSVQYHPEASPGPQDSHYLFKRFTGLMEDARQG